The following nucleotide sequence is from Acyrthosiphon pisum isolate AL4f chromosome A2, pea_aphid_22Mar2018_4r6ur, whole genome shotgun sequence.
tttttgaatttaatcaaCAGTACACTAGATGTGAGGAATacaaaaatccatattattgtggaaaaaaaaccaatgtAAACAGAAGGTTCGGTGATTGGCCAACCTCTTGCCAACATTGATCGCATCGACTCCGTAGACTGTGTTAGTggcaaaataaaacttattgatTTTGTCACCGCATGCATTCCTTCCACTGGCCATATTATGCCTAAAAACATGAAGAAGGtgatcaatattatttgatattaaatatgatgACTTTTCTCACAGTTATCATAAAATCTTGTGTATGTTcagtaaaaaacattttcacaaGGATTATGGATTaaagtgtaaatatttaaaagcttTTGAAAATTTAAGGACAAATAGTCTTTTATGAAAAACTgggttataactataaaataatacgaacCGCAAAGCATGACAATAGGAAGAAAACTGCCCATTGCCAGATATGTCGCATTCCTCTCACTGTCAGTTACACAAGAAACTACAAATCCTAAAACACATAAGCAATAATTATTTGGCGTTAAATTAACACGTTATATTTTTAGACTACACGTTTCAATTTCAATGTGAGattaaaacgtataatttaaatcatttcttACCAAAACACATGCCACACAGTCCAGTCAGTATCGTTAATAAGCATATCCAAAACACATCCCCTTCGTTGGTAACATCAAAAATAACTAATGCGAATGCAATGACCATCAGTGATTGGAACACCATGATTACAAGTTGACACGCCACGTGCCCTAAAAGTACTTCGATCCCCGTAATAcctagaaaaattatattgtgatacttatattaatatttgttttatttctatcctttatttatataatttaagttatgtcAGTATTTAAATTTACCCGAAACTAAACTTCTTTCTAATATGCCTTCGTTTCTTTCAATCAACATAGCACCAGACGTCAAAGCTACGGCCAGGAAAAATATAATCCtagaattttagaaattaattatacatttttcaatactcATTAATGATATTGATggtaatactataaatataaataattattactcacGTGAGTATGACCCCTGGAGCAGCAAAATCGGTAAAATTTGGTACGTATGGGCCGTATATAGGTTTATGGAACTAGaaatcaaataggtaggtacacaaatattaatctaaattatacctaaatatataaaatctatgtaggtagtattttttctaacaaaatattggtaaaataacaaattcattaacttaaatatatatatacagttttaattattatttaatatacctgtATAGGGCTAGTTACGACTTTTGTACTGAAGTTACAATTCACTGCCAGAATTTTAGCAAAATCTTCGAAAGCAAACACAAGATCTCGTCGAAGCAGCATGGATATTTGttgatctaaaataataattgtacttcaAAATTGCATAATTCCATTGTAGATATAGGTGGTAAtaatgagaaaaataataattttcaccaaatttaTTGAtcttatatttgtataggtataggttatttttattttatttaggattactcagacaaaaaataattaagatcaATTACTCGATTCGTCGAGCCAAATGGAGACAACACTATCATCTAGTGCCAACTCTGTTGTATCCGTTCCATCATTCATACGTTGCATTAGTGACGTTGAATAGTTTGAAGTGAAAGATATAGCACCCCAAGCTTTACCACGTTTAACTGCTCGAAAAGCGGATTCTTCGTCGTCGAAATAGTCCTATTGCAGagtttaacatataatatggtaaatgttacaactttaaaatcataataaaaattactgtttACAAGTAATTTATTGAGAAAATAGTAATCAAcagtttaaattcataaaaatcactTACTAATACTTGCTGCCGTAGTTCAATCTGACGTAGAAACTGGCAACTGAGTTGAGTTAACTCGCAAGATCCGGTTGGTGGGCACGTTCTGTTGTTGGTTTCATGGTTGACGATGGCCAAGTGCAAGCCATGAGGATCTTTTCCAACGGACAAACAAAACAACACGATTTGGGCAACTGGAAGTCCGACAATAAACATCATTACCCTGTGAgcaacagtaaaataataaataacttcaaAGCcgaatgcaatatattatttgttttattagttattttattagagTACCTATTAGACGTtgatttttaacacattttaaatatctatagttcaatatttattatttccaacttaatgtattttttaccaaattacataggtacttacaggttaaaaaataaattaacatccctattattataagaataaatcaattgtatctttaaattatttattatttttctataaattaaaataaaattgtattcgttgggccaaaaagtttaaaaattgaatacaaggttcctattttgttacaataacagtttaaaatattaaaatacaggcataatatttttttgagttggaaatacttaaacatttttctttttaaatctaagattttaaaatgtaatacaagattccttataagttcgtctatctttatcaaaaaaaaaaatttcattaagagactcaaattaaatttttacaacattggataatAACTCTATTTCTCAAGttgtgattttcttattttgttattagttattattaaaaaaccaataacaGTAGTcacttaaaatttatatcatatatttattttatcaattcctatatttaataacatttttaaaatattttgactgttttcgagctgtttacggatattttcaattttcagttttttttagttttttttctataaatgtcaattaaattttatttgggtaaaaaagtgtgaaatattaatataaggcacctaatatattgttacaatagtagttgaaaaatattaaaaatacatagacacaattttttttataagtatataaagttcgattttttacaacatttatcaaattttaaattttaaaatgattttgtagttaaaaatttataaaatttatagctaagggtcaaaaatttaaaacaagattctacataagtaggttattctgtaatcaaaaaatcttaaaaatataaaaacacggtttttttatacttattttatgtccaaatttagacgaaattatattttaaaaaccaaaaataaagattttagttattttgatgtaattttataatatttattcaacttacaAACCATAGtaggctaccgtattaataataagtaggtaataacaatatacaagtatataatataaaatatccaaactgacaaaccgtctccgctcagaatcgtttttcgcatacaatgatattatatgattgaattcaaatttaataccatccattaaacagtgacccacttgtaacctactgtacagcaaagtgacATACACTTACTCGTTTTTTTTCCTGTTAAACTCATCGTTACATCTATTAAACGTAAGCCaaggttacatattattaaggttATTATTAAGGTTACATACTTAGGTACAttaccataatttaatttagtgttaataatttattaggccCTATATCGATTATCAGATGTCATGCAAGTCttgtttataaagttataatacatgtatttaatatttataggtagatatataacCTAGTTTAAGCAAAACACGATAaacaactttaaatttaaaatatttttttttctaaaaataatttgttatattacattaatgcATTCGTATAAAGGTCACTTACGCTACATTTCTCCACATCCACAGAAAGTTTTTCCATATCAATGCTCTCATATGATgggtttgaaatattttgcatTGGTCGAAAAATgtcattttagtatttacttctGGTGGAAGTTCCATTTCCGCGTTGTTGACTTGCATCGATGATACAGACATACGCTTACTTAGTGGAACGGGACTAATACTGTCTCCAAATTCTCCGCTCATTTCCGACGAGTTGTCACATATCGAATTCAGCGCTTCGATAGGAGGCGTGGGAGATGATTCCTATGGATAGGGTTTACAgggattcattattattatacattataatataataattaaattatttataatatagatcatattattatgatataatttttaccgGAACAGAAATGGCGGCTGTTATGTCATGCAAAATGCTGCTACGCCTCCGTTTTCCACGGTTTTGAATGACACTAAGCTTTAGAAAAACGTCTTCTAGTGATTGACAATTGTATTTCTGTAACAGCGATGTAGGCGATTCTTCAGCCAAAAATTTACCGCCTCTCATTAAACCAATCTGTTAAACATCagtatttacaatattcaaaataaatattttgtaatagacTTAAATCTAactgataacattttttgtactacCTACAAGAGTGTCATGCctcgatacaaacttctgtttttctaTAAGAATACCCCttatttactgtaaattattaagtcgATAATTTGTTTGAACATTTTGGTGCATCTAATTCAATATTCAAACGAGTATGGTTTTTCagttcttaaaatgtttatcttaactcttaagtataatagtccttaaaaattgttttaaaaaaatatttaataggcgTAATATtgtatctagtatttattagattttgactatttttattaactatagattaatatattttcatagataaatataaaattataaacttaaataatttttaagctacCGTACCACATGCATCTTGCCCCCATATCTTTATAACCAATCATCATGGTTCTATTACCCTGACCTAGACACCTtatagtacacaaagttaaataacttgttcgaattttgatttaaatacgtcaatattaaatattcgctaaattatttacagttaacATGGGTgattctcattttaaaaacagaagctTGTGTCACCACAAGACTTCACcatcactttttatttttaagtataggtatagaaaaaaaaaataatctgaaCAATTTGAAAATGCGGTCTTCAAGTATAATGaagtatatgtatagtatttatcattattatacatgtaataatTACCATATGAGCTTGCCTAGTCTCATCGATGTAATGTGTGGTTACAATAATGGTTGTTCCTCCATCCTTAGTTAAATGGACTAAATGGTCCCATATTCTgtgtaaaaaaacacacatgttgataaacatattatgattttataggtATGTTACACGAACCCTTGTCGAAGAACAGGGTCAACGCCAACAGTAGGTTCATCCAAAATCAGTAACTCGGGATTGTGTAACAATGCCGCGGCAAAAGAAACTCTTCGTTGCTGTCCACCACTGCACCAAAATATATCGAAAAaagtttgttattattcattatattcagcaaataacacatattataaattaattaattaagtacctcAAATTTTTTACCGGCCTGCTTGCTGACGGTAGCATTaagaatttaagtaaaaattctattttgtcATCCACTTGTTTCGGCGTCATGCCGTTTACCATGCCAAAAAACTGCATAGTTTCCCGTATCGTAAACTCTCCATAAAGCgcaatttcctttaaaaaaatgtataaattaattattttaataattctaatttttgagtaaaaatgtattgctcCTGCTGTACTCAAAACAACTGCAGAGGAGTGAGAACATATAGCTACTATACCTGAGGCATGTATCCGATACGAGGTCCTGGAACGCCGCTGCCTGCAGATCCCGGTTTACCACCCAACACCCATATTTCACCAGCATTCAGTCTTCTGCGGCCAACTATGCAACTCAACAATGTAGTTTTTCCACATCCACTAGCTCCCAAAAGACCATATCTAGAAAATGAATGCCGCGTACAATAAACGTATGGggccacaatataatatcatagatacCGTAAGTACCCTCGCACGTAGTCCAcctgataattataattatttaaatctatgtaagtacctatattatgtattattttctttgtgttttttttttcgttcaccACAAactgcacattataataataatatgtaactaccGGCTATATATCTTATAATCATTACATCAATCTTGTGTAATAtctatatcaaaatatgattaactacacattattttttttgttaagtttcGTGCTTTTCAATGTCATACAATAAACACATTATCGTTGGTCAGTTCTCAGAACTCTAATTAAGGAACATTATATATAACTACTTCTtaaacataacaaattaaatgtccTTTATGAacgataatatacaattatttaaacattttaatttttgttattcttAGGTAATTTTCATTTGTGccattatatagtaggtattacttATACTTTACTTACacattatgtaagtatatatgaAATTCGTAAGTGTACGTTCAATGTGCACTTACGAATTTTTCtccatgtaaaaaaataaacattttaacaaacttACATGCAGCCTTTTGGGACAGTCATGTTAAGCCCATCAAGTATAACATGTGGATTTGAGCTCTGTCCATATTTCTTGTAAGCACGTCTTACGCACACAGCTTGTTGGCGCCTCGTCCATATTGTTGACTGTTGTGTTTCCAACGGAGGCCGTCGTTCCGTCAATCCGATTGGCAATTCTGGACGCATCGCTATAATATcgtgtaaaacaaataattattaatcaattgtttttaattaaaaataataataattttttggttttgtgaAACAGAGAGGAatggatttatattattctatggaGTCCTGACTCCTTAGAATGtttcacaaaaaatataatcataccaTATTGTTCCCAAATAACATTGACATAAAGGTCGGCAAGATATAACTACAGAATACATGTGGACATGCAcgttgtatacataattttagtcGTATTATTGCCAATAACGAAAATTCACGAGCCCCGAGCTGTTTTAATGAAACAATTAATACTACTTATAGTCGCCCTATTTACAATATCAATCATAATCTTCACCTTGTCGATGGGACTATGGCAGCCTtgtgaaaaaattattagaCTTAGAAACATTTATCGTTTGTGActgtaactattatattatgattcaactattcaaTTATCTCTAatgagctataatattatactattttaactgTGTGGCTACACTATAAATCGATAGATTTGTAAAAATGCGGAAACCAAatagtctataaaataaatatttattatttatttatgttatccacAAGTCACTATAccgtctatacctatataatatcatcaatggtgggtaaacaattaattacatattattcaagtaataataataactaaatataatgatataaactcgtagtttcaataaatatatttttatttcattatatcattatttttgcaATGTAAATTTTCGTTGTCTTTGGTTTTGACATTTTTGTGGATTACCCATTAAggaattataaaaagttattaataccTACTCAATTTAAACTCGAACCGAATGCTTAGCACTCAATACTCATTCGTAATATCTGGGAAGTGGGATGATGTTgtacaaaataactatagttatatacctatacttctaattttactttatatacaTGATCAAAATCCACATATAACTATAAATCCAAAATTATGATTGAACAATTTACGTGAAAAatcgagcataatattattgttatgatatcaATTCTCAAATTGTACCTATCcattgttacataaaatataagtatctatGCCGCATCTAAAATGTACCTTGTGGCCTTGTCATCGTTGAAAATTCACATACTTAAGAATCTAACCAGTCATTGACGTGTTCAAATTAACGTGTTACGAGTAATCGTTAACGTGGGTggaaataattatatgtgtaattgatagttagtagttactaataactttaaacttataacACGTTTCGATGGTGAGAAAATTCGCATACATAACACGtgtattgaacaaaattaatgacaattcacatttcacatactttgtattaattgtattgaatatatattaatgtaccaTGTATGATTTCAAtagttaatttgatattttaatccaCAGCGTCGTGTtctttttaatagttaatactatattatacacaatcattatttgtttattataaatattaaggtattcaagtagatatattataatttataatgtatttgcgGTTTTTAGGTTTATTTTAGAGAGTCCAAATGTTGGTTTTTCAGGATTGTCCCTGTATCCCAAAAATCTTTATTATAGGACTTTGATATATGACCAGGAATTATTTCGTTATCATAAATGTGTGTGACGTAggtaatttgataatttatattacctttcTCGTAACTCCTGTTTtcgtcatatttatttaattttctttatcgcgttttttttttattaatctgttCACTATAatcaattgatataaaaattttaataaatcatgaaatataaactttatacaataatttattataacacaaaagTTGAAAAGAATTATAATGCATTAACTACGGCATAGGtacgagtaaaatataataaactgtaaaCAAATAAATCGTAAACGTCAatagatactattattatttcaatatcaataattgCGATTCTGGTGTTATGTTTTTCTGTACACCTGATGGCTGTACTCTCCCCCCCTAGATAGGTCTTGGCTTAATTCAGTTTTCTAACAGAGTATCGCATGCATAATTTAGTCCCATTCATTTATAATCTcacttttttcgattttttggtaaaatgtaTTTGCATAACGTTTGAGTGTAcgttaataaaagtaatttcgatcattaaaataaataaaattcaattttattaaacaaaaaaatttgtaggtacaaatattttttttttattaataaaagtttttttgtttacaatatatatattaataacggtacgaatataatatatagaatattataaataataatcaacgattcaattattgttttatctctcaatataattaaaatttaatacattgatTCTGGAATCTAGCCATCTAGTAATCTGTACGATAGTTATTGATTTAATCCGCTGTAGATACatagtgttataatttaaatttaaataggtatatgataaaatatgtatgataattattattataaagaatatcaaatatttttataattatagtaatttaataaaacgtcCTTCGGTACATGTAAATGAGGGACACTGTAGTAAAATTTACCAACATTAGTTACATTCTGTATTTCGGtgtctataaaaatgtaaacattatttttttacaacagttTAGACACTGAGAATAGATGAATTGACCGTTTGGAATAAATATctaaaagcatattataaatatctacctatacttattatattttacaataggttAGTTAGTAGTTGTATATATAAACATGAGCTACTTTTACTAGAGTAGTAAAGTGCTGTAAAATATTGAGGATTGTTTCTGGTAGttttggtagaaaattggatctaagATTTGTTTTCGTTCTCcgacccacgcgcaacataacaAATGTACGTTTAGCACTTTAGCAGTAAGTACCAAACctgtattattagtttattacttttaatactagagtgaattcaccttttataaaaatgttggttaAGAACATTACTTATTTACTTGTGAGTTGTGTACCTACGttggctattttaatttgtatgtaagttatgacttatgagttatgagcgtgtaaattattacaaattaaaaatggtttcgTAAATAGCCAACGTAAGGACACATGTTATGTTAT
It contains:
- the LOC100165394 gene encoding ABC transporter G family member 23 → MRPELPIGLTERRPPLETQQSTIWTRRQQAVCVRRAYKKYGQSSNPHVILDGLNMTVPKGCIYGLLGASGCGKTTLLSCIVGRRRLNAGEIWVLGGKPGSAGSGVPGPRIGYMPQEIALYGEFTIRETMQFFGMVNGMTPKQVDDKIEFLLKFLMLPSASRPVKNLSGGQQRRVSFAAALLHNPELLILDEPTVGVDPVLRQGIWDHLVHLTKDGGTTIIVTTHYIDETRQAHMIGLMRGGKFLAEESPTSLLQKYNCQSLEDVFLKLSVIQNRGKRRRSSILHDITAAISVPESSPTPPIEALNSICDNSSEMSGEFGDSISPVPLSKRMSVSSMQVNNAEMELPPEVNTKMTFFDQCKIFQTHHMRALIWKNFLWMWRNVAVMMFIVGLPVAQIVLFCLSVGKDPHGLHLAIVNHETNNRTCPPTGSCELTQLSCQFLRQIELRQQVLDYFDDEESAFRAVKRGKAWGAISFTSNYSTSLMQRMNDGTDTTELALDDSVVSIWLDESNQQISMLLRRDLVFAFEDFAKILAVNCNFSTKVVTSPIQFHKPIYGPYVPNFTDFAAPGVILTIIFFLAVALTSGAMLIERNEGILERSLVSGITGIEVLLGHVACQLVIMVFQSLMVIAFALVIFDVTNEGDVFWICLLTILTGLCGMCFGFVVSCVTDSERNATYLAMGSFLPIVMLCGIIWPVEGMHAVTKSISFILPLTQSTESMRSMLARGWPITEPSVYIGFFSTIIWIFVFLTSSVLLIKFKKG